In Brevibacterium zhoupengii, the following are encoded in one genomic region:
- the pabB gene encoding aminodeoxychorismate synthase component I, with amino-acid sequence MIRTLLIDNYDSFTFNLHHYLAEVNGTPPVVVPNDWADWHPGVLDGFDNVVISPGPGSPDKFADFGICAEVIATATIPVLGICLGHQGIALAHGGTVAHAPSPRHGRLSEIRNFGVDLFTDLPPTFNAVRYHSLAVTDVPEALEVTAYSDDGVIMGLRHRTLPQWGVQFHPESISTEYSLQLLGNFARLTGEWADAKSGPDSEVHNDRRPGRTGERTEHSGPADKGLKGQAALHVEVLDHCAPAEQIFAALYGHEEESVWLDGNHPSSQSSRYSIMGAPIGPDGKIATADATNGRVRVRRTASTSAELVSAPAIVNSGFFDWMQNELASIEVESDVDCPPLPFDFRLGWVGYLGYELKAEVGSPNQHHSDLPDATMMFLDRAIVIDHVESRIYLLALKGLGASTADCEDWCEQTRNLICAINVETAVSPSEGASFGRSPLRAHHSHSEYLALIARSLEKITDGESYEICLTNMLESDGGFVTLNSRSDSLNAYFSLRADNPTPFGVYLTSKDVTILSTSPERFLRIGSDGTVESKPIKGTRARGNSEAEDEAIRNELRHCEKDRSENLMIVDLVRHDLGATAQLGSVAVEKLFDIETYSTVHQMVSTVSARLDPANSPVACVKAAFPPGSMTGAPKLRTMSIIEELEGGPRGVYSGTIGYFSLNGAVDLNVVIRTLVVADDTARYGVGGAIVALSDPEDEYAETVTKAAPLLRLLHDSEFPDESERTSAGIEISRGEALK; translated from the coding sequence CGAGGTCATCGCCACGGCAACGATCCCTGTCCTCGGCATCTGCCTGGGGCATCAGGGGATTGCGCTGGCTCACGGTGGAACGGTGGCTCACGCTCCCAGCCCACGGCACGGCCGGCTCTCGGAGATCCGAAACTTCGGTGTCGATCTCTTCACCGATCTTCCGCCGACGTTCAACGCGGTGCGGTATCACTCGCTGGCAGTCACCGACGTTCCCGAGGCGCTGGAGGTCACCGCGTATTCCGATGACGGAGTCATCATGGGCCTGCGCCATCGCACCCTGCCGCAGTGGGGAGTCCAATTCCATCCCGAGTCGATCTCGACTGAGTACAGTCTTCAACTGCTGGGTAATTTTGCGCGACTGACCGGGGAGTGGGCGGACGCGAAGTCAGGCCCGGACAGCGAAGTGCACAATGACAGACGTCCGGGTCGAACCGGTGAGCGCACTGAGCATTCGGGCCCCGCAGATAAAGGTCTGAAGGGTCAGGCGGCACTGCACGTCGAAGTCCTGGATCACTGCGCACCGGCGGAGCAGATTTTCGCAGCGCTCTACGGTCATGAGGAGGAGTCCGTCTGGCTCGACGGGAATCACCCCAGCAGCCAGTCGTCACGGTATTCCATTATGGGTGCGCCCATAGGACCAGATGGAAAAATTGCGACAGCCGATGCGACCAACGGCAGGGTGCGAGTCCGCCGTACTGCGAGTACCTCGGCGGAGCTGGTCTCGGCACCGGCCATTGTCAACAGCGGCTTCTTCGACTGGATGCAAAACGAACTCGCCAGTATCGAGGTTGAGTCTGACGTTGATTGTCCGCCACTTCCCTTCGACTTTCGACTCGGGTGGGTCGGCTACCTGGGATATGAGCTCAAGGCCGAAGTCGGATCGCCGAATCAGCACCACTCGGACCTGCCAGACGCAACGATGATGTTCTTGGACAGAGCCATCGTCATCGATCACGTGGAATCGAGAATCTACTTGTTGGCGTTGAAAGGACTCGGCGCATCGACAGCAGACTGTGAAGACTGGTGTGAGCAGACTCGTAACTTGATTTGTGCGATCAATGTTGAGACAGCGGTGAGTCCCAGTGAAGGTGCCTCCTTCGGCAGATCGCCGCTGCGCGCACACCATTCTCACTCCGAGTATCTTGCTCTGATCGCACGGTCGCTGGAGAAGATTACAGATGGCGAATCCTATGAGATCTGCCTGACCAACATGCTCGAGTCAGACGGTGGGTTCGTCACCCTGAACTCTCGCTCCGACTCTTTGAACGCCTACTTTTCGCTGCGCGCAGACAATCCCACACCCTTCGGTGTCTATCTCACATCGAAGGACGTGACCATACTCAGTACGTCCCCCGAACGGTTTCTGCGCATCGGCTCCGATGGAACGGTCGAATCCAAGCCGATCAAAGGCACTCGAGCGAGAGGCAACAGCGAGGCCGAGGACGAAGCGATCAGAAACGAACTCCGGCACTGTGAAAAAGACCGGTCGGAGAACCTGATGATCGTCGACCTCGTCCGCCACGACCTCGGAGCAACCGCACAGCTCGGTTCGGTGGCCGTCGAGAAGCTCTTCGACATCGAAACCTATTCCACGGTGCATCAGATGGTCAGCACGGTGAGCGCGCGCCTCGACCCGGCGAATTCGCCAGTCGCATGCGTCAAAGCAGCCTTCCCACCCGGGTCGATGACCGGCGCACCGAAATTGCGAACCATGTCGATCATCGAAGAGTTGGAGGGCGGCCCCCGTGGTGTGTACAGCGGGACTATCGGCTACTTCTCCCTCAACGGAGCCGTCGATCTCAACGTTGTCATCAGGACGCTGGTCGTCGCGGATGACACCGCACGGTACGGGGTCGGCGGCGCCATCGTCGCACTCTCTGACCCTGAAGACGAATACGCTGAAACCGTGACCAAAGCCGCTCCACTGCTGAGGCTGCTCCACGATTCTGAATTTCCTGACGAGAGCGAGCGGACGAGTGCCGGCATTGAAATCAGCAGGGGAGAGGCCCTGAA